One window of Candidatus Dormiibacterota bacterium genomic DNA carries:
- the uvrB gene encoding excinuclease ABC subunit UvrB: MAGLFKLTTEFQPKGDQPEAIRKLAKGLVSGTKHQVLLGVTGSGKTFTMAKVIEAIERPTLILSHNKTLAAQLYQEFRRFFPENAVEYFVSYYDYYQPEAYVPQSDTYIEKESTINDEIDRMRHSATRSLFERRDVVIVASVSCIYGLGSPEAYHGMMLMLEPGTEIDRDAMLRKLVEIQYERTTFDLERGKFRVRGDVVEIFPSYDETAVRVELFGDQIEAISQIDPLRGTVIKKMHRIPIYPNSHYVTPRERLLVAIENIKTELQERLAELEKEGKLLEAQRLHQRTMFDLEMIKEVGYCSGIENYSRHLTGRRRGEPPPTLLDYLPKDHLMIIDESHVSVPQLRGMYWGDRSRKETLVGYGFRLPSALDNRPLRFEEFEERVGQRLYVSATPGPYELEQAKGEVVEQVIRPTGLMDPVIEVRPVRNQVDDLLHEIRQRVEKGERVLVTTLTKRMAEELTRYYSDLGVRVEYLHSEIDTLQRVHILRNLRKGEFDVLVGVNLLREGLDLPEVSLVAILDADKEGYLRSAGSLIQTCGRAARNVNGRVLMYADRTTDSMRAALDETSRRRAIQGAYNQENGITPETIVKAIDDVLGSVYEADYLKVPLEQEKGEEVGRRPEEIEAEIGRLQSEMRAAAEKMRFEEAAAYRDRIKYLKKILVVAGA; the protein is encoded by the coding sequence GTGGCGGGTCTGTTCAAACTGACGACCGAGTTCCAGCCGAAGGGAGACCAGCCGGAGGCGATCAGGAAGCTCGCCAAGGGGCTCGTCTCCGGCACGAAGCACCAGGTGCTTCTCGGCGTGACCGGCAGCGGCAAGACCTTCACCATGGCGAAGGTCATCGAGGCAATCGAGAGGCCGACCCTCATCCTATCGCACAACAAGACGCTGGCGGCCCAGCTCTACCAGGAGTTCCGCCGCTTCTTCCCCGAGAACGCTGTCGAATACTTCGTGTCGTACTACGATTACTACCAGCCGGAGGCCTACGTACCGCAGAGCGACACCTACATCGAGAAAGAATCGACGATCAACGACGAGATCGATCGGATGCGGCACTCGGCCACGCGATCCCTGTTCGAACGGCGCGACGTCGTGATCGTCGCCTCGGTCTCGTGCATCTACGGCCTGGGGTCTCCCGAGGCGTACCACGGCATGATGCTCATGCTCGAGCCGGGGACCGAGATCGACCGGGACGCCATGCTGCGCAAGCTGGTCGAGATCCAGTATGAGCGCACCACCTTCGACCTGGAGCGCGGCAAGTTCCGCGTGCGCGGCGACGTGGTCGAGATCTTCCCGTCCTACGACGAAACCGCCGTGCGGGTCGAGCTGTTCGGCGATCAGATCGAGGCGATCTCCCAGATCGATCCTCTGCGCGGCACCGTCATCAAGAAGATGCATCGCATCCCGATCTACCCGAACTCCCATTACGTCACCCCGCGCGAGCGGCTGCTCGTCGCCATCGAGAACATCAAGACCGAGCTGCAGGAGAGGCTGGCGGAGCTGGAGAAGGAGGGAAAGCTCCTTGAGGCGCAGCGCTTGCACCAGAGGACGATGTTCGATCTCGAGATGATCAAGGAGGTCGGCTACTGCTCGGGGATCGAGAACTATTCGCGCCACCTCACCGGCCGCCGCCGCGGCGAGCCCCCGCCGACGCTCCTCGATTACCTGCCCAAGGATCATCTGATGATCATCGACGAGAGCCACGTGAGCGTCCCGCAGCTGCGCGGCATGTACTGGGGGGACCGTTCGCGCAAGGAGACGCTGGTCGGGTACGGCTTCCGCCTACCCTCGGCGCTCGACAACCGGCCGCTGCGCTTCGAGGAGTTCGAGGAGCGTGTCGGCCAGCGGCTCTACGTCTCGGCCACCCCGGGCCCCTACGAGCTGGAGCAGGCGAAGGGGGAGGTCGTCGAGCAGGTCATCCGGCCGACCGGCCTGATGGATCCGGTGATCGAGGTCCGTCCGGTGCGAAACCAGGTGGACGATCTCCTGCACGAGATCCGGCAGCGCGTCGAGAAGGGGGAGCGCGTCCTCGTCACCACGCTCACCAAGAGGATGGCCGAGGAGCTGACCCGCTACTACAGCGATCTGGGCGTGCGCGTCGAGTACCTGCACTCCGAAATCGACACCCTGCAGCGGGTCCACATCCTCAGGAATCTCCGGAAGGGGGAGTTCGACGTCCTGGTCGGCGTCAACCTCCTGCGCGAGGGTCTCGACCTGCCGGAGGTGTCGCTCGTGGCGATTCTCGACGCCGACAAGGAAGGGTACCTGCGCTCGGCCGGCTCGCTCATCCAGACCTGCGGCCGCGCCGCCCGCAACGTCAACGGCAGGGTCCTGATGTACGCCGACAGGACGACCGACTCGATGCGCGCCGCTCTCGACGAGACCAGCCGCCGGCGCGCCATCCAGGGGGCCTACAACCAGGAGAACGGCATCACCCCCGAGACGATCGTCAAGGCGATCGACGACGTCCTCGGGAGCGTCTACGAGGCCGACTACCTCAAGGTGCCGCTGGAGCAGGAGAAGGGGGAGGAGGTCGGCCGCCGTCCGGAGGAGATCGAGGCGGAGATCGGCCGCCTGCAGTCCGAAATGAGGGCGGCCGCCGAGAAGATGCGCTTCGAGGAGGCGGCGGCGTACCGCGACCGCATCAAATACCTGAAGAAGATCCTGGTCGTGGCCGGCGCCTGA
- a CDS encoding methyltransferase domain-containing protein: MLRKSGRLEVVYTGFALEPRVRDGQSLVVDARRVPESGDLALCDIEGWGDVRRILRRASDGTCLTALDPYPPGRELLPAGRVMATVTERRRAPGVVSSVSAMTFPAWSRWAALHYWFRKIIEAPDFKEDAVDSVKRKYASQVQNYTDMLVFPQDDELRTIVRQTVQAGGPILIAGAGAGGEVIRFAREGYRVTGVDYLKEMVNAAEKNARAAGVDVELLCADMSDLDLRDRRFGCAYITPLVYSFVPGRARRVQSLRRLGTCLVEDGAVIFSAYLLSNPTKWLQTFLAWARHKGLGRSPEFGDWFTWFLRADGSLGKSFTHLFATASVVSEAREAGFRECRKVGGYFIARRFTPGRR, translated from the coding sequence TTGCTCAGAAAGAGCGGCCGGCTCGAGGTGGTCTACACCGGGTTTGCGCTCGAGCCCCGCGTCCGGGACGGCCAGTCCCTCGTCGTCGACGCCCGTCGCGTCCCGGAATCGGGCGACCTCGCGCTGTGCGATATCGAGGGCTGGGGTGACGTCAGAAGGATACTGCGGCGTGCTTCCGACGGAACATGCCTGACCGCGCTCGATCCTTATCCCCCAGGACGGGAGCTCCTTCCGGCCGGGCGCGTGATGGCCACGGTGACCGAACGCCGGAGAGCTCCGGGCGTGGTCTCGTCGGTCAGCGCGATGACCTTCCCCGCGTGGTCGCGCTGGGCGGCGCTGCATTACTGGTTCAGAAAAATCATCGAGGCGCCAGATTTCAAGGAAGATGCTGTCGATTCCGTGAAGAGGAAGTACGCCTCCCAGGTGCAAAACTACACGGACATGCTCGTCTTTCCGCAGGACGACGAACTGCGCACCATCGTGCGACAGACGGTCCAGGCGGGCGGACCGATCCTGATCGCCGGCGCGGGGGCGGGAGGTGAAGTGATTCGTTTCGCCAGGGAGGGATACCGAGTGACCGGCGTCGACTATCTGAAGGAGATGGTGAACGCGGCGGAGAAGAACGCGAGAGCCGCTGGCGTCGATGTCGAGCTCCTGTGCGCGGACATGTCTGACCTGGATTTGAGAGATCGAAGGTTCGGCTGCGCCTACATCACGCCTCTGGTCTATTCGTTCGTTCCCGGTCGCGCCCGCCGTGTGCAGAGTCTGCGTCGTCTCGGAACGTGCCTGGTCGAAGACGGCGCGGTCATCTTCAGCGCCTATCTCCTTTCGAATCCGACCAAATGGCTTCAAACCTTCCTGGCGTGGGCCCGGCACAAAGGACTGGGCCGGAGTCCGGAGTTCGGGGATTGGTTCACCTGGTTCCTGCGGGCGGACGGTTCGCTGGGCAAGTCCTTCACGCACCTTTTCGCGACAGCGAGCGTGGTCTCCGAAGCCCGCGAGGCCGGGTTTCGCGAGTGCAGGAAGGTGGGCGGCTACTTCATCGCCAGGCGCTTTACGCCCGGGCGTCGATAG
- a CDS encoding TIGR04283 family arsenosugar biosynthesis glycosyltransferase gives MIIQEKVPAFPLSIVIPALNEAQALEGVLASLENQGADPPFEVLLVDGGSTDATIPRFKELTRAWPAPDLVARWITCPRPGRAAQMNMGAAAAGGKALLFLHADTRLPSGATRAVVRTLADPAVAGGGFRHSFDSRGALLRLISIWATARSRLTGVHLGDQAAFVGRATFEAIGGFPEVPLFEDLFLARRLKKAGRIVTLPLTVETSARRLLAGGVLRTGLQFAWLRIRLGLGADAKKLRSSYPDVR, from the coding sequence GTGATTATACAGGAAAAGGTTCCGGCCTTCCCCCTGTCGATAGTGATCCCCGCGTTGAACGAGGCACAGGCCCTCGAGGGTGTCCTCGCAAGCCTCGAAAATCAGGGCGCGGACCCGCCCTTCGAAGTGCTCCTGGTGGACGGGGGTAGCACCGACGCCACCATCCCCCGGTTCAAGGAGCTCACCCGGGCCTGGCCGGCGCCTGACCTTGTTGCCCGGTGGATCACCTGCCCGCGACCGGGCCGGGCCGCCCAGATGAATATGGGGGCGGCGGCCGCCGGCGGCAAGGCGCTCCTGTTCCTGCATGCCGACACCCGGCTGCCGAGCGGCGCCACGCGCGCCGTCGTCCGGACGCTGGCGGATCCGGCCGTCGCCGGGGGAGGATTCCGGCATTCATTCGATTCACGTGGAGCGTTGCTGCGCCTGATTTCGATCTGGGCGACCGCGCGCTCGCGTCTGACCGGTGTCCATCTCGGCGATCAGGCGGCGTTCGTCGGCCGCGCCACATTCGAAGCGATCGGCGGCTTCCCGGAGGTCCCGCTGTTCGAGGATCTGTTTCTTGCGCGCCGGCTCAAGAAGGCGGGTCGGATCGTCACACTGCCGCTCACCGTCGAGACTTCGGCGCGGCGTCTCCTCGCGGGCGGCGTCCTGCGCACCGGCCTGCAGTTCGCCTGGCTGAGGATACGGCTCGGATTGGGTGCGGACGCGAAGAAACTGCGATCGTCGTATCCGGATGTTCGTTGA
- a CDS encoding PBP1A family penicillin-binding protein codes for MTTENRALPTPPPRAAGPGGPSALPPASPPPGPPAGPPPRVPFWRKPKNILLIALGALLVAAGGGSILGYFLTFDIPEVKGLQDWKPPVVTTIYSADGQVLFQFGAEKRIVVGLDQIPKEFLEALVSTEDSHFYEHVGIDPWGIARAIITDIIHLRKAQGGSTITQQLARSLFLKPEKTVRRKLQEMVLAVQIEKAFTKQEILGFYCNQVYMGHGRYGIEAASQYYFGKPAKGTSLPEAALLAGLVQRPETFSPFRAPDKARVRRDHVLNRMVEENKLARDVADQAIATPVAVVKLPEEENIAPYFVEEVRRYLDSKYGEVMLYQEGLEVHTTLDPVMQKAANKAVFEGLRTLDKRQGFRPIKENVLKNGGDLATYIHPTWGKDPIVGKLRGGVVTEVTRKTATVRLGEYTAHFGPEGIDWTQKTIPNQVLKVGDVAPFLILSIDGSKKELKVKLDQEPLVEGALLAIDPSSGEIKALVGGYDFNRSEFDRSMQSYRQAGSAFKPFVYTTALDTGQTLADTIFDEPTVFQDPATGDEYQPSNYYRKYYGVTTLREAMEESRNIVAVKLLNQVGYSRTIETARKMGITSPLRPYPSMALGTMEVSLIDLTTAYSIFPNQGVRVEPHFIRYVADREGKMREEAKPNVIEVLRADIAYLMTYLLEGVTESGTGAQAARELNRPVAGKTGTTDDLADAWFVGFSPSVVAGVWVGFDQKKSLGEGETGARAALPIWIGFMKEALKGKPEESFPRPANIVYVPIDRRTGLRATVESACPVTFLEAFLEGTEPAKACSAVEHFRISLPYYLQKFPVNDDLELGIDGDALVHVVSEGQGEVELLDGGKELVVHLEGQELQVKLDMDRATRKEVRGELEATPTPATVTQAPTHFGVDGRPAVVVPIHYD; via the coding sequence TTGACGACAGAGAATCGAGCCCTCCCGACTCCCCCCCCGAGAGCCGCGGGTCCCGGCGGCCCTTCCGCCCTCCCGCCGGCCAGTCCTCCGCCCGGTCCACCGGCCGGCCCTCCACCCCGGGTCCCCTTCTGGCGGAAGCCCAAGAACATCCTCCTGATTGCCCTCGGCGCGCTGCTGGTCGCCGCCGGTGGCGGCTCGATCCTTGGGTACTTCCTGACCTTCGACATACCCGAGGTCAAGGGGCTGCAGGACTGGAAGCCGCCCGTCGTGACCACCATCTACAGCGCCGACGGGCAGGTTCTGTTCCAGTTCGGGGCCGAGAAACGCATCGTCGTCGGGCTCGACCAGATTCCCAAGGAGTTTCTCGAGGCCCTCGTCTCGACCGAGGACTCTCATTTCTACGAGCACGTCGGCATCGACCCGTGGGGGATCGCGCGCGCCATCATAACGGACATCATCCACCTCCGGAAGGCGCAGGGGGGGAGCACCATCACGCAGCAGCTGGCCCGCTCGCTGTTCCTGAAGCCGGAGAAGACAGTCCGCCGGAAGCTCCAGGAGATGGTACTGGCGGTGCAGATCGAGAAGGCGTTCACCAAGCAGGAAATCCTCGGCTTCTACTGCAACCAGGTCTACATGGGGCACGGCCGCTACGGTATCGAAGCGGCGTCGCAGTACTACTTCGGCAAACCGGCGAAGGGGACGTCGCTGCCTGAAGCCGCGCTTCTCGCCGGGCTGGTGCAGCGCCCCGAAACCTTCTCCCCGTTCCGGGCCCCCGACAAGGCGCGCGTGCGCCGCGACCATGTGCTCAACCGCATGGTCGAGGAGAACAAGCTGGCGCGCGATGTCGCGGACCAGGCGATCGCGACGCCGGTGGCGGTAGTCAAGCTTCCGGAAGAGGAGAACATCGCCCCCTACTTCGTCGAGGAGGTGAGGCGCTATCTCGACTCCAAGTACGGCGAGGTGATGCTGTACCAGGAGGGGCTCGAGGTCCACACGACGCTCGACCCCGTCATGCAGAAGGCGGCCAACAAGGCGGTCTTCGAGGGACTGCGGACGCTCGACAAGCGGCAGGGGTTCCGTCCGATCAAGGAGAACGTCCTGAAGAACGGCGGCGATCTCGCGACCTACATCCATCCGACCTGGGGGAAAGACCCGATCGTCGGCAAGCTGCGTGGGGGTGTCGTGACGGAGGTCACGCGCAAGACAGCGACGGTCCGGCTGGGCGAGTACACGGCCCACTTCGGACCGGAAGGGATCGACTGGACCCAGAAGACGATTCCGAACCAGGTCCTGAAGGTCGGCGACGTCGCGCCGTTCCTGATCCTTTCGATCGACGGGTCGAAGAAGGAGCTCAAGGTCAAGCTCGACCAGGAGCCGCTGGTCGAGGGGGCGCTCCTGGCGATCGACCCGTCGAGCGGAGAGATCAAGGCGCTGGTCGGCGGGTACGACTTCAACCGCAGCGAGTTCGATCGATCGATGCAGTCGTACCGGCAGGCCGGTTCGGCCTTCAAGCCGTTCGTGTACACGACGGCGCTGGACACCGGCCAGACCCTGGCGGACACGATCTTCGACGAGCCGACGGTGTTCCAGGACCCTGCCACGGGCGATGAATACCAGCCCTCCAACTACTACCGCAAATACTACGGCGTGACGACGCTGCGGGAGGCGATGGAGGAATCGCGCAACATCGTGGCGGTGAAGCTCCTGAACCAGGTCGGCTACTCGCGCACCATCGAGACGGCGCGCAAGATGGGGATCACGAGTCCCCTGCGCCCCTACCCGTCCATGGCGCTCGGCACGATGGAGGTGTCGCTGATCGATCTGACCACCGCCTACTCGATCTTCCCGAACCAGGGTGTGCGAGTCGAGCCCCACTTCATCCGTTACGTGGCCGACCGCGAGGGGAAGATGCGCGAGGAGGCTAAGCCGAACGTGATCGAGGTGCTGCGCGCCGACATCGCGTACCTGATGACCTATCTGCTGGAGGGCGTGACCGAGAGCGGCACCGGCGCGCAGGCGGCGCGCGAGCTGAACCGCCCGGTTGCCGGCAAGACCGGCACCACCGACGACCTGGCCGACGCCTGGTTCGTCGGCTTCAGCCCCTCGGTCGTCGCCGGAGTCTGGGTCGGGTTCGATCAGAAGAAGTCGCTCGGCGAGGGGGAGACCGGGGCGCGCGCCGCGCTGCCGATCTGGATCGGATTCATGAAGGAGGCACTGAAGGGAAAGCCCGAGGAATCGTTCCCGCGGCCGGCCAACATCGTCTACGTGCCGATCGACCGCCGCACGGGGCTGCGCGCGACCGTCGAGTCGGCCTGCCCGGTGACCTTCCTCGAGGCGTTCCTGGAGGGGACCGAGCCGGCGAAGGCGTGCTCGGCGGTCGAGCATTTCCGCATCTCACTCCCTTATTATTTGCAGAAGTTCCCGGTCAACGACGATCTCGAGCTGGGGATCGACGGCGACGCGCTCGTGCACGTGGTGAGCGAGGGGCAGGGCGAGGTCGAGCTCCTGGATGGCGGGAAGGAGCTCGTGGTCCATCTCGAAGGACAGGAGCTTCAGGTGAAGCTCGACATGGACCGCGCCACCCGCAAAGAAGTCAGAGGCGAGCTCGAGGCCACGCCGACGCCGGCCACCGTGACCCAGGCGCCGACACACTTCGGGGTGGACGGACGCCCCGCCGTGGTCGTCCCCATCCACTACGATTGA
- the ald gene encoding alanine dehydrogenase — protein MQVGVPKEIKDHEYRVSLVPAGVRALVQAGHTVLVQDGAGIGSGIDNAAYQAAGAVIVTDAPAVFRRADLILKVKEPQEGEIAMLRKGQVLFTYLHLAPQPRLTRALLDAGVTAVAYETITDAHGGLPLLTPMSEVAGRMSIQVGAFYLQKTLGGRGIILGGVPGVPPGDVVILGGGTVGINAAMMALGLGARVSIVDRSLERLRYLDEIFHGQVVTIYSTGAYIAESVRRADLLIGAVLIPGASAPRLVSRDMVGTMKKGSVIVDVAVDQGGCMETTRPTTHSQPTYDVDGVTHYCVANMPGAVPRTSTFALTNATLPYVMKIAERGFRDAAREDVTLRAGVNTHDGKVTYEAVARSQDLAYIPLDRLL, from the coding sequence ATGCAGGTCGGAGTTCCGAAGGAAATCAAGGACCACGAATACCGGGTCAGCCTGGTCCCCGCGGGAGTCCGGGCCCTCGTCCAGGCGGGCCACACCGTCCTGGTCCAGGACGGCGCGGGCATCGGGAGCGGTATCGACAACGCCGCCTACCAGGCGGCCGGCGCCGTCATCGTCACCGATGCTCCCGCCGTCTTCCGTCGCGCCGACCTCATCCTCAAGGTCAAGGAGCCCCAGGAAGGGGAGATCGCGATGCTCCGCAAGGGGCAGGTGCTGTTCACCTATCTGCACCTGGCTCCGCAGCCGCGCCTGACGCGGGCGCTCCTCGACGCGGGGGTGACCGCCGTCGCCTACGAGACGATCACGGACGCCCACGGCGGTCTGCCGCTGCTGACGCCGATGAGCGAGGTGGCCGGGCGCATGTCGATCCAGGTCGGCGCCTTCTATCTCCAGAAAACGCTCGGGGGACGCGGCATCATCCTGGGCGGCGTGCCGGGCGTGCCGCCGGGAGACGTCGTGATTCTCGGTGGCGGCACCGTCGGCATCAACGCGGCGATGATGGCGCTGGGTCTCGGCGCCCGGGTGTCGATCGTCGACCGGTCGCTCGAGCGCCTGCGCTACCTGGACGAGATCTTCCACGGGCAGGTCGTCACCATCTACTCGACGGGGGCCTACATCGCCGAGTCGGTGCGCCGGGCCGACCTTCTGATCGGCGCGGTCCTGATCCCGGGCGCCTCGGCCCCCCGCCTGGTCAGCCGCGACATGGTCGGCACGATGAAGAAGGGGTCGGTGATCGTGGACGTGGCGGTGGACCAGGGCGGCTGCATGGAAACCACGCGGCCGACCACGCACTCGCAGCCGACCTACGACGTGGACGGGGTCACGCACTACTGCGTCGCCAACATGCCGGGGGCGGTGCCCCGGACCTCGACCTTCGCTCTCACCAACGCCACGCTGCCCTACGTGATGAAGATCGCCGAAAGGGGCTTCCGTGACGCCGCGCGCGAGGACGTCACGCTGCGGGCCGGCGTCAACACCCACGATGGCAAGGTCACGTACGAAGCCGTGGCGCGCTCGCAGGACCTGGCCTACATCCCGCTGGACCGCCTTCTCTGA
- a CDS encoding aldehyde dehydrogenase family protein, with protein MAEAKSYRNFIDGEWVESAGRDVFEDRNPADRGEVVGTFQSSAPADVDSAVESARRAIRRWRQVPAPKRAEYLFRMGEILLKRKEEYAREMTREMGKPLREARGDVQEAIDVCYHVAGEGRRLFGYTTPSELPNKSCYSLRMPIGACGLITPWNFPIAIPSWKLIPALVCGNTVVIKPASESPLSCYHLVKVCQEVGIPRGVVNYVTGGGESAGTPLTRHPGVSLISFTGSSETGRQVSLACAETFKRVSLEMGGKNAMIVMDDARLDLAVEGALWGAFATTGQRCTATSRIIVHKKVHKEFVDRLVERASALKVGDGLDESVDVGPVISEAQLKKVMDYVQIGRDEGADPVLGGVRLTKNEYGRGFFFPPTIFTGVTRGMRIAKEEIFGPVVCVLAADGLDDALEIANDSLYGLSSSIYTQDVNQAFVAVRELETGITYVNSSTIGAETHLPFGGMRRSGNGHREGAAHTAIDIFSEWKTVYVDYSGKLQKAQIDNN; from the coding sequence ATGGCAGAGGCGAAGAGCTACCGCAACTTCATCGACGGCGAATGGGTCGAATCCGCCGGCCGGGACGTGTTCGAGGACAGGAACCCCGCGGACCGCGGCGAAGTGGTCGGCACCTTCCAGAGTTCCGCCCCGGCCGACGTCGACAGCGCCGTCGAATCGGCCCGCCGCGCCATCCGCCGCTGGCGGCAGGTACCGGCGCCGAAGCGGGCGGAGTACCTGTTCCGCATGGGAGAGATCCTCCTGAAACGCAAGGAGGAATACGCGCGCGAGATGACGCGGGAGATGGGCAAGCCGCTCCGGGAGGCGCGCGGCGACGTGCAGGAGGCGATCGATGTCTGCTACCACGTCGCCGGGGAAGGACGACGTCTCTTCGGCTACACCACCCCCTCCGAGCTGCCGAACAAGTCCTGCTACTCCCTGCGCATGCCGATCGGAGCCTGCGGCCTGATCACGCCGTGGAATTTCCCGATCGCCATACCATCCTGGAAGCTGATCCCGGCGCTCGTGTGCGGCAACACGGTCGTGATCAAGCCGGCGAGCGAGTCCCCCCTGTCCTGCTATCACCTGGTCAAGGTCTGCCAGGAGGTCGGCATCCCGCGCGGCGTCGTGAACTACGTGACCGGCGGCGGAGAGTCGGCCGGCACACCGCTGACGCGCCACCCCGGGGTGTCGCTGATCTCCTTCACCGGGTCGTCCGAGACGGGGCGGCAGGTGAGCCTGGCGTGCGCCGAGACCTTCAAGCGCGTGTCGCTCGAAATGGGGGGCAAGAACGCCATGATCGTCATGGACGACGCGCGGCTCGACCTCGCGGTCGAGGGGGCCCTCTGGGGCGCATTCGCCACCACCGGTCAGCGCTGCACGGCCACGAGCCGGATCATCGTGCACAAGAAGGTCCACAAGGAATTCGTCGACAGACTGGTCGAGCGCGCCTCGGCCCTCAAGGTCGGGGACGGCCTGGACGAGTCGGTGGACGTGGGGCCGGTCATCAGCGAGGCGCAGCTCAAGAAGGTCATGGACTACGTCCAGATCGGGCGCGACGAGGGGGCCGACCCGGTGCTGGGCGGGGTGCGTCTGACGAAGAACGAGTACGGCCGGGGGTTCTTCTTTCCCCCGACGATCTTCACCGGCGTGACCCGCGGCATGCGGATCGCCAAGGAGGAGATCTTCGGTCCCGTCGTCTGCGTCCTGGCCGCCGACGGCCTGGACGATGCCCTCGAGATCGCCAACGATTCGCTGTACGGCTTGTCGTCCTCGATCTACACTCAGGACGTGAACCAGGCCTTCGTGGCGGTGCGTGAGCTCGAGACCGGAATCACCTACGTCAACTCGTCGACGATCGGGGCCGAGACCCACCTGCCGTTCGGGGGGATGCGCCGCAGCGGCAACGGCCACCGCGAGGGGGCGGCGCACACGGCGATCGACATCTTCTCCGAGTGGAAGACCGTGTACGTGGACTACTCCGGCAAGCTGCAGAAGGCCCAGATCGACAACAACTGA
- a CDS encoding nicotinate phosphoribosyltransferase, with translation MQRFAWPGAGPVGVPGIAPADLRAGFYSDAYFLNAARILERSARSQRVFSGHPVALRETIPLSASFRPGDAEVEMQIFARRRPRFVAAGVPFALGLLRDGMHAARRPSRRNPPPAVLAIPEGTLTRPLDPVLVVRGRYRDFAHLETPILGVLTRCSRIATHVYEALVASRGKPVLFFPARFDLPQCQPVDGYAYRVGVRAFERRTGKRVPVHVSTDAQGALWKERGGGTVPHAFVLCYLGDTAEALLDFCRHAPASVKRVALVDTTNDCVGESVRTARRLFEEHLRLLRAGRAAEAGRFVLHGVRADTSPDLRDRSVPPSRDPRLARGVTPVLITLMRRALDRAPAQLGLAGRWRRVAERYFRGVKITATGGFDPRKIRFFEARRAPVDMYGVGSHFLRGESNDFTADVVRVRIGGRFRLAAKTGRAPRANPDLRPVRLRRAGRRRNR, from the coding sequence GTGCAGCGATTCGCTTGGCCCGGAGCCGGCCCTGTCGGTGTGCCCGGTATCGCACCGGCCGATCTGCGCGCCGGGTTCTACAGCGACGCCTACTTCCTCAACGCCGCGCGGATCCTCGAGCGCAGCGCACGCTCGCAGCGTGTCTTCAGCGGCCATCCGGTGGCGCTGCGAGAGACGATCCCGCTCTCCGCGTCGTTCCGGCCCGGCGACGCCGAGGTCGAGATGCAGATCTTCGCCCGGCGACGTCCGCGCTTCGTCGCCGCCGGCGTCCCGTTCGCCCTCGGCCTGCTGCGCGACGGGATGCACGCTGCCCGCCGCCCCTCACGCCGGAATCCCCCTCCCGCCGTTCTGGCGATCCCCGAGGGGACGCTGACACGCCCCCTCGATCCGGTCCTGGTGGTGCGCGGCCGTTATCGCGATTTCGCCCACCTCGAAACACCGATCCTGGGAGTCCTGACACGCTGCAGCCGCATCGCGACCCATGTGTACGAGGCGCTCGTGGCGTCGCGCGGCAAGCCGGTCCTGTTCTTCCCGGCGCGTTTCGATCTTCCCCAGTGCCAGCCCGTAGACGGCTATGCCTACCGGGTCGGCGTCCGGGCCTTCGAGAGACGGACCGGGAAGCGGGTCCCGGTCCATGTGTCCACGGACGCCCAGGGCGCCCTCTGGAAGGAGCGCGGCGGCGGCACGGTGCCGCACGCTTTCGTGCTCTGCTACCTGGGTGACACCGCGGAAGCGCTCCTGGACTTCTGTCGCCACGCACCGGCGTCCGTGAAGCGCGTCGCGCTGGTCGACACGACCAACGACTGCGTCGGTGAGTCGGTGCGGACGGCGCGCCGGTTGTTCGAGGAGCACCTGCGATTGCTTCGAGCCGGCCGTGCGGCGGAGGCGGGTCGCTTCGTGCTGCACGGCGTGCGCGCCGACACGTCGCCTGACTTGCGCGATCGCAGCGTGCCGCCGTCGCGCGACCCGCGCCTGGCGCGCGGCGTCACGCCGGTCCTGATCACGCTGATGCGGCGGGCGCTGGATCGGGCCCCCGCGCAGCTCGGGCTTGCGGGCCGCTGGAGGCGGGTCGCCGAGCGCTACTTCCGCGGCGTGAAAATCACGGCCACGGGGGGCTTCGATCCCCGGAAGATCCGCTTCTTCGAGGCGCGCCGCGCCCCTGTCGACATGTACGGTGTCGGGTCTCATTTTCTGAGGGGCGAGTCGAATGACTTCACGGCCGACGTCGTGCGCGTGCGGATCGGTGGTCGTTTCCGCCTCGCGGCCAAGACCGGCCGCGCGCCGCGCGCCAACCCGGACCTCCGGCCGGTGCGCCTGCGGCGAGCTGGGCGCAGGAGGAATCGATGA